The following are encoded in a window of Hemicordylus capensis ecotype Gifberg chromosome 12, rHemCap1.1.pri, whole genome shotgun sequence genomic DNA:
- the LOC128336176 gene encoding uncharacterized protein LOC128336176, which translates to MTVASAVGGTPVSTASGPKPLGEKGDTKAREGQRAQQPRLEKGPSPIKIPVLRRLLRDYPNRERARYIEDGFVKGFRIPCQSRRVHSFARNLKSVRGMEHIVAKKIAKEVSLGRVLGPFDRLPLPTLRVSPLGVVPKKAPGEYRLIHHLSYPRGDSVNDGIPADLCSVRYTSFDEAVAMIRGCGPRALMAKCDIESAFRLLPVHPDDFDLLGFAFKGRFYIDRALPMGCSVSCAAFEAFSSMLEWALRRRAGLRSSAHYLDDFIFGGREGSGQCLHLLRSCRALCGDLGVPLAKDKTEGPTTKLTFLGIELDTVGQLSRLPGDKLSIMRELLRECREARKVTLRKLQSLVGHLNFACRVVAPGRPFLRRLCDTMVGCNRPHFLIRVSTAMREDMGLWLRFLESFNGVSFWRSSQLLEADFQVQSDAAGGLGFGLYLRGRWCAERWPGSWSERGITRDLTFLELFPIVVAVHIWAESFKDSVVRFWCDNLAVVQIINSQTSKSQRVMGLVRALVLTCLRHNTLFTAQHVPGVQNEVADALSRFQMQRFRKLAPGAAKEHEQGLSRLGQGRPGSAQESSYWAIPSFSGHASGHRAPTLEPSLVWGVGPLWSGLAGGACGGPSSCRCCTSSWKGILSRMSCCCILEATTWWTSLAFRSQDRLPRTWWSPSPGARGWWSSGLTSLSGESGGGR; encoded by the exons ATGACTGTGGCTTCTGCGGTGGGCGGCACGCCAGTATCTACTGCCAGCGGGCCAAAGCCCTTAGGGGAAAAGGGGGATACCAAGGCCCGGGAGGGGCAAAGGGCCCAGCAGCCAcggctggaaaagggccccagcccaattaaaatCCCGGTGCTCCGGAGGCTGCTGCGTGACTACCCCAACAGGGAGCGCGCACGCTATATTGAGGATGGTTTTGTGAAGGGGTTTAGGATTCCGTGCCAATCCAGGCGGGTCCATAGTTTTGCACGCAACCTAAAATCGGTTAGGGGGATGGAACACATAGTAGCGAAAAAGATAGCcaaggaggtgtctctggggagggtgctgggcccctttgacaggctgccactgccaacattgcgggtatcccctttgggcgtgGTCCCTAAGAAGGCGCCGGGAGAGTATAGGCTTATccaccacctgtcctacccaAGGGGCGACTCGGTTAACGATGGGATACCGGCGGACCTTTGCTCAGTACGGTATACATCGTTTGATGAGGCTGTGGCCATGATCAGGGGCTGCGGGCCTCGGGCACTGATGGCGAAGTGCGACATTGAATCCGCCTTCCGCCTCCTGCCCGTGCACCCTGATGACTTTGACCTTTTGGGCTTCGCATTTAAAGGGAGATTTTACATCGACAGAgccctccccatgggatgctcggtctcctgtgcggcctttgaggctttcagctcTATGCTGGAATGGGCACTGCGCCGGAGGGCGGGGCTACGCTCCTCCGCTCACTATTTAGATGACTTTATTttcggaggaagggagggctctggccaatgcctacacttactgcgctcatgcagggcactCTGCGGGGATCTGGGGGTGCCACTGGCTAAGGACAAGACAGAGGGCCCGACCACGAAGCTTACATTTCTGGGGATAGAGCTGGACACGGTGGGACAGCTCTCACGCCTCCCCGGGGACAAGCTCAGCATCATGAGGGAATTGctcagggaatgcagagaggctAGGAAGGTAACGCTACGCAAATTGCAATCGCTGGTTGGCCACCTGAACTTCGCTTGCAGGGTGGTGGCTCCAGGCCGCCCCTTTCTAAGGCGCCTGTGTGACACCATGGTGGGGTGTAATCGACCCCATTTCCTCATTAGGGTGTCTACCGCCATGAGGGAGGATATGGGGCTCTGGCTCAGGTTCCTGGAATCCTTTAATGGGGTGTCATTCTGGCGTTCTTCCCAGCTGCTCGAGGCCGACTTCCAGGTTCAGTCAGACGCCGCGGGCGGCCTTGGGTTCGGCCTGTACCTGAGAGGGCGCTGGTGCGCGGAACGATGGCCGGGCAGCTGGTCGGAACGGGGAATCACAAGGGATCTCACCTTCCTCGAActcttccccattgtggtggcggtGCACATTTGGGCCGAGTCCTTCAAGGACTCGGTCGTGCGTTTCTGGTGCGATAATTTGGCCGTGGTTCAGATTATTAATAGCCAGACTTCCAAATCACAGAGGGTGATGGGGCTGGTGCGGGCCCTGGTTCTAACATGCCTTCGCCATAACACGCTCTTCACCGCCCAGCATGTTCCAGGGGTGCAGAACGAGGTggcagatgccctgtctcgcttccAGATGCAGCGCTTCCGGAAGCTGGCACCTGGAGCCGCCAAGGAGCACGAGCAG GGCCTCAGTCGGCTGGGCCAAGGGCGGCCGGGCAGCGCGCAAGAGTCCTCATACTGGGccattccttcattttctgggcacgcAAGTGGGCACAGAGCGCCGACCCTGGAACCCAGCTTGGTTTGGGgcgttgggccactgtggagtggcttggccggcggggcatgcggagggcccagttcctgccgatgctgcacgagttcctggaagggaatcctgtcccggatgtcctgctgctgcattttggaggcaacgacctggtggaccagtctggcatttcgctctcaagacagattgcccaggacctggtggtcGCCCTCTCCTGGTGCCCGGGGCTGGTGGTCATCTGGTCTGACATCACTCAGCGGCGAGTCTGGAGGGGGGCGGTGA